CGGTTCATCGACAAGCACATCACCATGTCGCACGGGGCCGGCGGCAAGGCGTCGAGGCAGCTGGTGGAGGGCCTGATCGTCCCGCTGCTGGACAACCCGACGCTGGCCCCGCTGGGCGACGCGGCAGCGATCACGGCCCGGGCCGGTGCCGGCAACGGTGCGGGCGTCCAGCTGGCGTTCACGACCGACTCGTTCGTCGTGCAGCCCATCCGCTTCCCCGGTGGCTCGATCGGCGAGCTCGCGGTCAACGGCACCGTCAACGACCTGGCGGTCTCGGGCGCCCAACCGCTGTGGCTGTCGGCCGCGCTCATCCTCGAGGAGGGCCTGGGCGCCGACGTGCTGACCGCCGAGGTCGAGGCGATGGCCACGGCAGCGCAGACCGCTGACGTGACGGTCGTGACCGGCGACACCAAGGTCGTCCAGCGCGGGAAGGCCGACAAGCTCTACATCACCACGGCGGGACTGGGGGCCAGGGCAACGGGGGCGGCCCTGGCCCCCGAACTGGTCCGGCCCGGCGACAAGGTGCTGGTGTCGGGGACCATCGGCGACCACGGTATCGCGATCATGCTGGCGCGCGGGGAGCTCGACATCGACGCCGACGTCCGCAGCGACACGCAGTCGCTGTGGCCGCTGGTGTCGGCCTCGCTGGACGCCTGCGAGGAGGCGGTCCACTGCATGCGCGACGCGACCCGCGGCGGCGTCGCGACCGTGCTCAACGAGATCGCGCTGGCCACGCGGCTAGGGATCGTCATCGACGAGCAGCGGCTGCCGCTACGCCCCGAGGTCGTCGGCGCCGGCGAGATCCTGGGCATCGACCCGCTCTACGTCGCCAACGAGGGCAAGCTGATCGCGTTCGTGGCGCCCGAGCAGGCCGGCGCGGCGCTCGCAGCGATGCGGTCGCAGCCCGCGGGTGCGGACGCGGCGATCATCGGCGAGGTCCGCGACGAACCTGAGGGCCGTGTGCTGGGTCGCACGACGTTCGGCGGGCACCGGATGATCGACATGCTCGTCGGCGACCCACTGCCCCGCATCTGCTGACCGGCGGTTCCCCGCGGCGCACCACGCTCGCGACGCACCTCCGACGCTCGGGAGTCCAGCGGTCACACGTCGCGTATCCGCCACCGCGACCGACAAACGTCGGCGCACGACCGTCCACGCGCCGTGATGTCAGGGCTCGATGCGGTCCGCGTACTCCTCGGACTTCACGGCGGCCGGATCACAAAGGAACGGCTCCTCCTGCGCGCCACCGGTGTGGTACCGGTAGAGCTGGTCGTCGACCCGCAGGTGCACGCGGGTGCCCTGATGGGGGTCACCGAGCCCTCGGCCGCCGTGTACCGGGCAACCCAGGGCATCGTCGGGCCACGTCACGCGCTGCGCGAGCACGACCTCGATCCGACCGGGCGGCACGCCGGCGCGCTCGGACAGGTCCCGGACAGCCTCGTCCACGACCGGACGCAGGCTGCGCTCCACCGGACGGTCGTCATCATCCGCGTTCGCGAGATCGTCGGGTGTCGCGGCATCGTCGGACCGTGGAGCTGCGTCCTGCTCGGTAGGTGCTGTCGCCGCGACCGCCACGTCCTCGGACGTGACGTCCTGCGCACTGCCCCCGACCTCCTGCGCCGCTCCGCAGGCGGTGGCCAGCAGCAGGCAGGCCGCAACGACCATCGTTCGCACCATCGTCTGCGCTCGCCTGTGCGCCATGTGCCCTCCGTCGACGCCGCCGTCCGTCGATTGGACGTCCCGGTGGAACGCTCGGTTCCCGCGACATCGCTGTCGCCGTCGAGCGTACCCGGCGCTCCGGCGCGCCTGACAGGCCGGGCGTGACCGTGACAGGCGGATGACAGGCGGATGGGAGCGGCCCCCCGCATGGTTGTCCCATGCAGGACATCGCCGCCCCGACCGTCCATCTGACGACCGGATGGGAGCCCGACGTCGCGCCGGGCGACACCGTGCTGCGGCAGTACGTGCTGCACCTTGCCGCCCAGCTCGCCTCAGCGGCCGAGGCCGCGGGTGGCCGGGTAGAGCGCACCGTCGACCTCCTCTGCGCAGACAGCGGCCGACCGACCGGGTTCTTCAACGCGGCGGTGCTGCTGCGACCCCCGCCACCGGACGGCTGGGATGACCTGCTCGACCACGTCGAGGCCTTCTACGCTACGTCGGGCACCGGCACCGTGCTGCTGTGGAGCCCGTGGCCGACGCCGGACCTGAGCCGGCGCAGCTGGCACCTCGAGGGTCACCCCCCGCTGCTGGTTCGCCCATCGAGTGGTCCCGTGCCGGCCGCGGTCGACACCATCGACGTCGTCGAGGTCACCGACCGGCCGACGTTCGACGACTGGACGCGGACCGTGATCGCAGGATTCCCCCTGCGCGAGCTGCAGCACCGGCCCGGCGCACGCCTGGTGGACGAGCGCCTGCTCGACGACCCGCGCTGGCGGTTCTGGGTCGCATACGACCACCGCGCCCCCGCGGCCGCCGGGACCCTGTTCACCGACCTCGGCATCGCCCAGCTCGCCCTGGCCACGACGCGCCTCAGGCCCGTGGCCGCGGTGCCTGGTACGCACTCGTGCGCGAACGCCTGCTCGCCGCACCACACCTGCTCGCTGGCGGCATCTTCAGCGACGACAGCCGCCCCGGCATCGAGCGCCTCGACTTCCTGCCGATCACCCGCTTCACGCTCTGGTACCGCCCTCGTCCGGCCTCGTGACGAGAGGACCGCACCCGATACCCCAGTCCGTCCCCCCAGCACCGCTGAACCACGAGACGAGCAAGGAGCACGTCATGACCACGACCACCACGCCATCGATCACCAGCGACGCCGACACCTTCGCCGAGCACGTGTTCGGCGCGGCCAACCACGCGCTGGAGATCATGGGCGCCTACATCGGCGACCGGCTCGGATGGTATCGGGCGCTGGCCGAGGCCAGCGCCACGCCTGACGAGCTGGCCCAGCGCACCGACACGCACCCCCGCTACACCCGTGAGTGGCTCGAGCAGCAGGCCGTCATCGGCTGGGTCGACGTGACCGACGAAGGCGACACGCGTCGCTTCCACCTGTCGCCTGCAGCCGCGGAGGTCCTGACCGACGAGCAGAGCCTGCTCTACCTCGCGCCGCTCGCGCGGATGCTGGGTGCGTTCGTGCAGGTCCCCGAGCTGCTGGAGGCGTACCGCACCGGCGGCGGCGTGTCGTGGCAGCAGTACGGAGCGGACGCCCGTGAGTCGCAGGCCGACATGAACCGGCCCTGGTTCGAGCACGAGCTGCCGAGGGCGTTCGCCACCACCCCTGCGATCGACGAGGTGCTGCGCCGGCCGGGCGCCACGGTCGCCGACGTCGGCTTCGGCGCCGGCTGGTCGAGCATCGCGATCGCACGTGCCTACCCCCAGGTCACGGTCGAGGGCTTCGACACCGACGCCGCGTCGGTGGAGATGGCACGCCGCAACGCCGTCGACGCCGGGGTCGACGACCGGGTGACCTTCACCCACGCCGACGTGGCGACGCTCGATGGCGAGTACGACGCGGTCTGCTTCTTCGAGTGCCTGCACGACATGCCCCACCCCGTCGAGGCGCTGGCCGCCGCCAACCGCATCGTTCGCCCCGACGGTGTCGTGGTCGTCATGGACGAGGCCGTCGGCGACGACTTCACCGCACCCGGCGACGACGTCGAGCGTCTCATGTACGGGCTGAGCATGCTGGTCTGTCTGCCCGACGGCATGTCCCACCAGCCGTCGGCCGGCACCGGCACGGTGTTCCGTCCGCCGATCCTGCGGGACTACGCACAGACCGCGGGGTTCCGCGACGTCGAGGTGCTGCCGATCGACGACTTCGGGTTCTGGCGCTTCTACCAGCTGCACCGCTGACCCCCCGGGCGGATGCGGGCGGCCGCAACGGTCCGCCCGCGTCCGCGTGCGTCAGCAGTCGCCGTCAGCCGTCGTCGTCGAGCGCAGCGAGGACGTCGAGCAACCACACGATCGCCGCATCGTCATCCATCGCCGCACCGCGGGCGCGGGCGGCCGCGAGCCGCTCCGCACCCAGCCGGCCACCGAGCTCCTCGGCGGCCTCGGCGAGCCGCCTGGCGTCCGCGCCGTACGGCTCCGCCGCGGTCGTCCGGGTCGACAGCACACCGAGCAGCACGGCGGCGTCCTCGTCGGCGCGCAGGCGCAGCAGCATGCCGACGATGCTGCGTGTCGTCACCCACTGCTGGGTCCAGTTACCGGCGCGGTGCCAGCGGTCGACGGTCTCGCGGAACAGCGGCACGGCCCGTGCCGCATCGCCGTGTCGCGCCAGCAGCGATGCCGTCGTGACGAGAGCGACGCCGGTCAGGAAACGGTCGTCGAGCGCGCGGCTGCGCGCCAGGGCGTCCTCCGCCAGCGACAGCGCCCGCTGCGGATCCGTCTCGACCAGCGTCTCGGCCAGGCCGTATGCGGCCCACGCGATGGTCGTCGGCGCGTTGGCCCGCTGGCCCGCCTCGAGCAACCGCTCCGCCTCTGCGACGGCCGCGTCGGTCTCGCCGCGGTAGGCATGCGCCAGCGCCCGGTTGGCGCGGACCCACACGCCGAAGAGGTGCTGCGGGCCGTACGCCGGCATCCGTCCGAGGTCGTCGGCCAACCGCAGCACGTCGTCGAGGCGGCCCTCGTACAGCGCGACGTCCGACAGCGTGTAGCGCGCGACGTAGCCGGCCGGATCGTCTGGACCGTCGGCGTGCGCGAGGCCGCGCTCGGCGAGCTTCAAGGCGCGGGGGAGGTCGCCGCGGAACCGCGCGCTCATCGCGGCGGCGCCGTACGCCCCCGGCAGCCAGGGCGAGTCGATGCCGACCTGCTCCGCCACGTCGATCACCCGCTCCGCCCAGGCGAACGCCTCGCCCAGTGCGCGCTGCTCAACGTAGACCGGCAGCGCCGACACCAGCCGCAGTGCCAGCTCGAGGTCGTGCTCGACGCTCCACGCGTGCGCGGCCCGCAGCTCGTCGATCTCCCGGTCGATGATGACAGCGGACACCGGATCGTCGGCGTCGAACAGTCGGGCGGTGACGTGCTCGGCGAGGTCGACGTGGTAGGCGGCGTGCGCGTGCCGGGCCGCCCGTGTCTCCGCGCGGGCCTCGAGACGTTCCCTGCCGTAGGCACGCAGGGTGTCGAGCAGCCCGTAGCGCGCGACGTCGGCGTCGGTGTGTGCGACGACCATCGAAGCGTCCACCAGGTCGGCGACCACCTCGGCGACGTCATGGACGTCGACGTCGGGAACCGCCGCGCCAGGGCCACCGACGTCGCGGGCCTCGACGTCGGCGTCAGTGCCAAGCGCGACGACGTGCTCGGCGGCGTCGAGCGTGAACGTGCCGGCGAACACCGACAGCCGGTCGAAGACCACGCGCGCCCGCTCGTCGAGCAGGCCGTAGGACCAGTCGACGACGGCCCGCAGGGTCCGGTGCCGCGCCGCGCCGCCGCGACGGCCGCCGCGCAGGACACGGAACCGCCACGACAACCGTGACGCCAGGTCTGCGGGTGTCATCGACCGCATGCGCGTCGCCGCGAGCTCCAGCGCGAGCGGCACGCCGTCGAGCCGCCGGCAGATGTCGGTCACCACTGCGAGGTTGTCCGGCGTCAGGGCGAAGTGCCCCCCGGCGGCGGCGCGGCGGGCGAACAGCTCCACGGCCGGGCTCATCACGGGTGTGGCACTGTCGCCGCCGGCGGGCGGCACCGCCAGCGGTGGCACCTCGACGACCCGTTCCGTCGTGACGCCGAGCCGCTCCCGGCTGGTCACGAGCATCGCGATCCCCGGACACGACCGGACGAGCGCGCCGACCAGCGCGACCACGCCATCGATCACGTGCTCGGCGTTGTCGAGCACCAGCAGCCCGCGACGCGGGCGCAGCACCTCAACGATGCCCTCCACGGTCGTCATCCCCGCCCGGGGCTGGGCGTCGAGAGCCGTCATGACGACCTCGGCCACCGCGTCGTCGGCGTCGATCGACGCCAGCTCGCACCACCAGGGACCGTCGCGGTGGCCAGGGCCGACGAGCATCGTCGAACGCACCGCCACGCTGGTCTTGCCGACGCCGCCCGGGCCGATCAGCGTCACGGGGCCGCCGGCTCCCAGCGCGGCGCAGACCCGCGCGACGAGATCGTCGCGCCCCACGAGGTCCGGCGCGGGAGGCAGCCCCACGGGCTGCACGGGCGGCGTTGGACCCTGCGAGGTCGCGTCTTCGTCCTCGTTCCGCCCGGTCGCGACGGGCAGGTCCGCCGCGACCGACGGTCCACCGAGCTGGGGGTCGCCGCGCAGGATCTGCTGTTCCAGGGAGCGCAGCGCGGCCGAGGGCTCGAGCCCCAGCTCCCTGTCCAGCAGGTCCCGGTAGTCGCGGTAGGCGGCGAGCGCGTCGGCCTGCCGTCCGGCGCGGTACAGCGCCACCATGAGCAGGGCCTGCGGGCGCTCTCGCAGTGGCTGCGCGTCGTTCAGCACCTCGAGCCGCGCGACGGCGTCGTCGGTCCGTCCCAGCGCCAGCGCTGCCTCGATCCGCTCCTCGGTCGCCGTGACCCGCAGCTCACCGAGCCGCGCCGCCTCGGCTCTGGCGAACTCCTCGTCGCGGAACTCCGCGTACGCGTCCCCGCGCCACAGGCCGAGCGCCTCGTCGTACAGGTCGGCGGCCGCCGCGGGGTCACCGGAGGCCGCGCGGGCACGGTCCACGAGGTCGGCGAACCGCGTGGCGTCGAGCATGTCACGGGCCAGCGTCACCGTGTAGCCGGGCGCCCGTGTCTCCACCGTCACCGGCCGGGCGTCGTCGGCACGCAGCCGGCCGCGCAGGCGCGAGACCAGGTTGTGCAGCGCGCCGGTGGCGTTCTTCGGGGGATCGTCGCCCCACACCACGTCGGCGAGCCGGTCGGCCGACACGACCGAGCCGGCGTCGATCACGAGCGCCGCTAGCAGCCGGCGCAGCTTGGGTGACGGCAGCGGCACCGGTCCGCCGTCGTCGGTGACGACCTCGAGCGTCCCGAGCACCCGGACGTGCATCAGCCTGCCGGGTCCACGTCCCGACGACGACGGCCAGTGGTGCCAGCTGCTCGTCCCACGCGCCGGATCGTACGCACGCCACTCCGGAGGTGCACTCGACGGCCGTCACCGCTGCCGTGCAGCGGCACATGGCCGGCATCGGACCGGGCCGTGACCACCCGGCCGTCCGGCGTCGGCGTACGTCGACGGTGGGGTACCAGCGTGGGTGGTGATCGATATACCAGCTGGATGAGCAGCGCACCCAGGCAGACGAGCTCGCCGATCAGCTGCAGGCCCGGGATCACGAGATCACCGAACTGCGTGCCCAGGCCGCGACACTCGAGCAGGCCCGCGCCGCGGCCGACGACGACCGCGCGCGACTGACAACCCAGCTCGACCAGGCCCGCGCCGAAGCCGACGACGACCGGACCCTCGTGGAGGGGGTCGGCCCGAAGATCGCCGGTCTGCTGGCCAACGCCGGGATCGACTCGTGGCGGGCGCTGGCCGAGGCCGACGTCGAGCGCCTGTAGCTGGTGCTCGCCGGGGCGGGCCCGCGTTACCGGATCCACGACCCGTCGAGCTGGCCGACGCAGGGCAGGCTGCTGGTCGAGGGACGCTGGCCGGACTTCAAGGACGTGGTCACCGGATGAGCCGGGGGCCGCTGCTCAGCGCAGCACGACCAACGCGAGGACGGCGACGACGCCGAGGAACAGCCCGGTCGACGCCATCCGGACCAGCGGGCTGGCCTTGACGAACCTGCGCTGCAGGCGCACGCCGCGGTCGATCATCTGGCGCAGCGCCCACTGGGCCCAGCGGAAGCGCACCGCCAACATGGCGAGCCCGATCGGGACCACGATCGTCGCCGGGCCCGGCAGCACCGTCATGGCCAGTCCTGCGACGATCACGACGACCGCGACCACCACCCAGACGGCGCGCAGCGCCGGACCGCCGTCGTGGTAGTGCTGCTGCACCGCACGTACCCGCCGTTGGATGTCCTCTCGCAGCTCTTCCGTCATGTGGATCGACCGTGCTTCCTCGACCGTGCCACGCCGTGCCAGCGGGGACGCGTACCGGATCATCCATCCTGGCACGGCGGGTTGGTGCCCACAGGGGTTGGGCGATGTATCAGATGTAGGTCGTCCTCCTCCTCAATGTAGGTGGTCGTCACCGATCTGCGATCACGGTGATGGCCGTACCGTCGCTCCCGTCACCACACCAGGCATTCGACAACGAGGAACCATCATGATCTCTCCCGCGCAGCTCGCGAAGCTGGTCCAGGCCTACCAGGCCCGCCAGGCCGAGCAGGACTCGCAGACCGCCAACGTCACCGAGCTCGACGTCCGAGCCGGCACGGACGCCGACGTCAGCAGGGCCGCCTGATCCCACAGCACATCCGATGGCACCGGCCTCACGCGCCGGTGCCATCGCCCAGTCCTGGGGGACGGCGTCGGGACCGACCGCAGCGCTAGCATCTGCGGTTCCCGTCGCCAGGAGCGCCCGTGTCGATCGCCACCGTGTCCGAGGAGTACTGGTCGTACCTGCTGTCGATCGCGCCGTCATGGGCGACGCTGCTCGGCATCCACGACCACGACGCGGAGATCGAAGACCTGTCGCGCGAGGCCGAGCGGGCGCAGCGATCGGCGTTCGCCGGCTTCGTCGAGCGGACCGAGCAGCTCGCACCCGACACCCACACCGACCGCGTCACGGTCAGCATGCTGCGCGCCGAGCTCGACTCCCGATTGCGGTCTCTCGGCGGCGTCGACGGCGATGCGCCATCGCACGTGCTGCTGTCGTGCACGCAGATGAACGGGCCGCACCTGCTGCTGCTCCAGGCGACCGCGTCGATGACCTTCCCGACGCCGCAGTGGGCCACCGCGGCGGTCGAGCGGTTCCGCCACACCGACACCTACCTTGCGCAGGCCATCGAGCGGTTCCGTGAGGGGCTCGAACGCGGGCTGACCCCGGTCACCCGCAACCTGCGACATGTCCTCGCCCAGGTCGACGGCTACCTCGCGTCGTCGGTCGACGACGACCCGCTGCTGGCGATGAACGGCCCCTCAGACTGGGAGGGCGAGGACGCCTGGCGCAACGACCTGCGCCGGGTCGCCTCCGACATCGTCCGCCCGGCGATGCGCAGCTACCGCGATGCGATCGAGGCAGACCTGCTGCCGTACGGCCGGGACGACGAGCACGCCGGACTGTGCTGGCTCGACGGCGGTGATCGTCTGTACCGTGACCTCGCTCGCATCTCGACCTCACTCGACATCGAACCCGAGCAGGTCCACACGGTGGGACGGGACTACATCGACGGACCGCTGGCCGACGAGTTCGCCGCCCTCGGCGGCGAGCTGTTCGACACCACCGACGTCGCCGCGATCTTCGAGCGTATGCGCACCGACGACGACCTGCGCTACCAGTCGGGCGAGCAGATGGTCCGCGACGCCGAGGACGCGCTGGCACGGGCACGGTCGGTGATGGACCAGTGGTTCGGCCGCCTGCCCGCGGCGGGATGCGAGGTCCGGCCGGTGCCCGAGTTCCTCGCGGCGAGCGCGCCGCCCGCCTACTACATCCAGCCGGCGCAGGATGGCAGCCGAGGCGGAACCTACTTCCTCAACACACGCAACGCGTCGTCGATGTTCCGCTTCGAGGGCCAGGCGACCGCGTTCCACGAGGCGATCCCCGGCCACCACCTGCAGCTCGCGATCGCCGGCGAGCTGGAGGGCGTGCCGGCGTTCCAGCAGCACTCCCTGCAGACGGCCTACGCCGAGGGATGGGGTCTGTACGCCGAGCGGCTGGCCTACGAGATGGGCCTGTACAGCCAGCGGCGCGACCTGCTGGGCATGCTCGCACTCGACGCGTTCCGCGCGGCCCGCCTGGTCGTGGACACCGGCCTGCACGCCACAGGCTGGTCCCGCGACGACGCCGTCGACTACATGCGGACCCATACACCGCTGCCATTCGACACGATCGACGTCGAGGTCGACCGCTACATCGCAATCCCCGGCCAGGCCCTGTCCTACAAGCTGGGGCAGCTCGAGCTCCGCCGGCTGCGCGCGCACGCCGAGGACGCCCTCGGCGACGCGTTCGACGTCCGCGGGTTCCACGACACCGTCCTCGGGTCGGGCATGGTCACCCTCGGCGTGCTCGACGATCTGGTCGACGGCTGGATCACATGGCGTCGCGCGATGAGCAACGCGTAGCCAGGGCCCCGACATCGACGACGTCGGGACGGTTCCAGGGGCTGTCTCCCGGACCGGTTGTGCGCTTGGTCGTCTCGCTGACGCTCGACTCCCAACGGCCCAGGGACCGTACGGCACGGTGACCAGGGCCGGTGCGCCCGGCTCGCAGGGCGCCGCGAGCGACGAACACCGGGCGTGTGTCGGCGCGAGCCGCCACGACGCGAGCCGGGAGCAGATCGACCGAATGCCGGCCGGGACAAGGTGCAGACCCTAGTAGGCGTCGCGCATGAACGGCGCAGGTGCCGTGAACGCGTCGGTCAGCGCTGTGGCGTCGTCGGCACCGGCACGCAGCCGCCCGGCCCGGATCAGGCCGCCGGCGGTCGCGAAGCCGGTGTACAGGCTGGCCAGCGCCCCCACGTCGACCGTCGCACGCCCGGCACCGCCGGGGGTCAGCGACGCCTCCCGATCGTGGACCTCCAGCACGAACCTGCCGTGGTTCGCCGGGCGCCGGTCGTCGGTGATCTCCAGCTCGACGGTGACCGACACGGGAGGCCACCCACGGGCGGCGATCGCCCGGGGCGCGTCGACCAGGCGGGTCATGAAGTGCTCGCTGCCGGGCTCGGACCGCGTCAGCGAGTCCAGCTCGAACAGCAGCGGGTCGGCCGGGCGCGACCGCAACACGGTGGTGTCCGCAATCGTGTGGTGGTGGCCGACCGAACGCAGCAGCGCACGCTCGACGTCACGGTCGACGCCGAACATGCGCAGCACGTGCACGCCGTAGATCCCGCCGTCGGGCGGGGTCTTCGCCGCGAGCAGCAGACCAGCGGGACGGCCGTCACGGACGGCCACCACGGCCAGCTCCGGCTCCTCCGGGTCGACCTGCAGTGCCCTGGCCAGCCACCGGCGCCCGCCGAGCAGCCCACCCGGCTCGCCTGCCGCGACCTGGTCCTGCAGCGTGGCGAGCGCATCCAGGTCGTCGGGTTCGTACGGGCGCAGGCGCACCTTCGTGGCGGGTGCCGGCACGTCGAGCAGCGCTCGCGTCGGGAGGCGGCGGCGCACGTGCTCACCGGCGAACTCCCAGCCCCAGCGGCGGTAGGGTACGGGCGTCGACGGATACAGCGTCGAGATGACCATGCCGGCGTCGGCCATGTGGTCCAACCCCGCGGCGAGCAGCCTCGAGCCGATGCCGGCGCCACGCTGGTCGTAGGCGACCGCCACCGCGCCGAGACCGCCCATCGGCACCACGCGGTCGAGGAACGCCTGGTGGAACGGCCAGGCGCCGAGGTGGCCGACGACGCGGTCTCCGTCGACCGCCACGAGGCGGTGCTCGTCGGGGATGTAGATCTCGTCCGCGTCGTGGGTCGCGTGCGTGGCGGCGCTGAACGCGTTGACCCGCAGTGCGAACACCTGCTCGGCATCGTCGGGACGCATGGGTCGGATGTGCACGGCAGCCTCCTCCGGTCGGCGACACCACCCGGTCGGTCACCGGCGCCAGCTTGGCAGGTGGGCCGCCAGCGGCGATCCAGGCGCGATCGTCGTTGCGGTGACACCTCGTGGCTCGGTCACACAGGGTGGTGCCGTCGGCGTCGATCAGTTCGCCGATACGTCGCTCCGGTCCGCGGCAGCTCAGCGCGGTGCACGCTGCTCCTCGAGCACGTCGCGGAGGACGACGGCGTTGTTGTGCTGCTGATCGCGTGCGCCGTACACCAGGGTGACCCTGCCCTGCTTGACGCGGTCGACCAATGCGTCCAGAGCATCGCGGCGCTCTTCCAGCTCGGCGCGGTAGCGACGCTGGAACTGGTCCCAGCGCTGCGGTTCATGGTCGAACCAGCGGCGCAGGTCATCGCTGGGTGCAAGGTCGCGGGCCCAGTCATCGATCGCTGCGTCCTGCTTGGACACTCCACGCGGCCAGATCCGGTCGACCAGCACCCGGTAGCCGTCGTTGCGTGTCGCCGGGTCGTAGGCGCGCCGGAGCCAGATCCTGGCGGTCATGGCGCGGCGCGTCGGTCGGCGCGTGTGCCGCGCCACGGACCGCAACCCATCCCTCGACACCTCGCCCTTCGCGCCCTGTGACTCCTCATGCAGCCACGCTACAAGTGACTGTTGAGCTTTCATGCCGTCAGAGGGTGCGGTGAGTTGGATGCACGTACAGGTCAGCGTTGGCCGAGGTGTCAGCGGACAGCGCTCCAGTCGGCGGCCGGCTGGTCGAGCGTCTCGCACTCGGGGCACTGGATCGCGATGAACCTGGTGGTCTCGATCACGTCAGCGGGGTCCACCAGGGTGTGGTGTTCGTCGGCCATCGCGGTCTGCCAGATCTGACCCCACCGGTCCGCCACGGCGACCCAGGCGTCGGTCGATGACAGATCGCAGCGCGTGCGGAGGCGGTGATCGGCCTGACCGGTGATGCGGACGACGTCCTCGGCCGCTGGGCTGGAGGTATCAGCGGCCCTACCGACCAGCCATACGTCGCCGTCCCAGGTGGCCAGGCGGGCACGGAGCTCCATCAGGTCGCACGCATAGCTCGTACATGCAGCGCACTCACCGGGGTGTGTGAAGAACACAACCCGGTTGCGACGTGTGTCGCGCCAGTTCAACGGTCGCCCGCTGTCGTCGATCACGTTCTGCAGCCATGGCAGCTGATCGCCGACGTCCATGGTCATCGGTCCTCCGTGGTCGTGTCCGCTTCCACTCGGCGGCGCGTCCGGGTGCCGGTCGGTCACGGTCGCGCGATGTCGCCGGTCCCATGATCGCCGCGATCGGCAGCGCTGGTCACGATGTGTCGACGAAGGCGACACAGCAGCGGTCGGATGCCGGGTCGAGCACGGCGCGCGTGTCGTCGCCGTCGCACGCTGACAGGAGTCCGCGCATGAGGGCGAGATTCATGCCGCAGACCAGGTCGGCGTGCTCCCGGGCGACGGCGTGGAAGGGGCAGTTGCGCAGGCGCAGCACGTCGCCGTCGCGGTAGGGCTCGTATCCGCGGCGGGCCAGGGTCGTGGTCAGATCGCCGGCCGCATCGGTTCCCAGCTCGCGGCCGAACCTGGTCGCGACGGCTTCGACCGCTGCGCGCACCGGGCCGTCGCCGTCGGCCCGCATGGCTCGGGCGAACAGCTCGCCGAGCAGCCGGTAGTCGCGGGCGGGCAGGCTGACATGGACCTCGGTCGCCGCGCGGGCGTAGTGCTTGGCCGGGCGCCCGGCGCCGGGGCCGCTACGGCCGTCGCGGCGCGCGAACGACGCCGTCAGGAGGCCCGCATCGACGAGCTTGTCGAGGTGGTAGGCGGCCAGCGACCGGTCGATGTCCAGCGCCGACGAGATCTCGTCGCGGCTGACCGGGACAGGCTGTGCGACCACGAAGTCGTAGAGC
This region of Euzebyales bacterium genomic DNA includes:
- a CDS encoding DUF885 domain-containing protein, with the translated sequence MSIATVSEEYWSYLLSIAPSWATLLGIHDHDAEIEDLSREAERAQRSAFAGFVERTEQLAPDTHTDRVTVSMLRAELDSRLRSLGGVDGDAPSHVLLSCTQMNGPHLLLLQATASMTFPTPQWATAAVERFRHTDTYLAQAIERFREGLERGLTPVTRNLRHVLAQVDGYLASSVDDDPLLAMNGPSDWEGEDAWRNDLRRVASDIVRPAMRSYRDAIEADLLPYGRDDEHAGLCWLDGGDRLYRDLARISTSLDIEPEQVHTVGRDYIDGPLADEFAALGGELFDTTDVAAIFERMRTDDDLRYQSGEQMVRDAEDALARARSVMDQWFGRLPAAGCEVRPVPEFLAASAPPAYYIQPAQDGSRGGTYFLNTRNASSMFRFEGQATAFHEAIPGHHLQLAIAGELEGVPAFQQHSLQTAYAEGWGLYAERLAYEMGLYSQRRDLLGMLALDAFRAARLVVDTGLHATGWSRDDAVDYMRTHTPLPFDTIDVEVDRYIAIPGQALSYKLGQLELRRLRAHAEDALGDAFDVRGFHDTVLGSGMVTLGVLDDLVDGWITWRRAMSNA
- a CDS encoding DUF488 family protein produces the protein MTARIWLRRAYDPATRNDGYRVLVDRIWPRGVSKQDAAIDDWARDLAPSDDLRRWFDHEPQRWDQFQRRYRAELEERRDALDALVDRVKQGRVTLVYGARDQQHNNAVVLRDVLEEQRAPR
- a CDS encoding GNAT family N-acetyltransferase, which encodes MHIRPMRPDDAEQVFALRVNAFSAATHATHDADEIYIPDEHRLVAVDGDRVVGHLGAWPFHQAFLDRVVPMGGLGAVAVAYDQRGAGIGSRLLAAGLDHMADAGMVISTLYPSTPVPYRRWGWEFAGEHVRRRLPTRALLDVPAPATKVRLRPYEPDDLDALATLQDQVAAGEPGGLLGGRRWLARALQVDPEEPELAVVAVRDGRPAGLLLAAKTPPDGGIYGVHVLRMFGVDRDVERALLRSVGHHHTIADTTVLRSRPADPLLFELDSLTRSEPGSEHFMTRLVDAPRAIAARGWPPVSVTVELEITDDRRPANHGRFVLEVHDREASLTPGGAGRATVDVGALASLYTGFATAGGLIRAGRLRAGADDATALTDAFTAPAPFMRDAY
- a CDS encoding helix-turn-helix domain-containing protein yields the protein MADDALGVQLAQVCSLDDQTRRRLYDFVVAQPVPVSRDEISSALDIDRSLAAYHLDKLVDAGLLTASFARRDGRSGPGAGRPAKHYARAATEVHVSLPARDYRLLGELFARAMRADGDGPVRAAVEAVATRFGRELGTDAAGDLTTTLARRGYEPYRDGDVLRLRNCPFHAVAREHADLVCGMNLALMRGLLSACDGDDTRAVLDPASDRCCVAFVDTS